In Oryza sativa Japonica Group chromosome 11, ASM3414082v1, the following are encoded in one genomic region:
- the LOC4350388 gene encoding basic blue protein, whose amino-acid sequence MGKYSVGLVVLGLLALAFSTTVLAETHVVGDSNGWDFSVSFDSWADGKVFAAGDTLVFNYKPGAHNVLAVDAATYRSCKVGSSADSVAAATGTASFLLKKGVNYYICGVPGHCAAGMKLRVVAN is encoded by the exons atggggaagtacAGTGTGGGTCTCGTGGTTTTAGGGTTGCTGGCCCTTGCGTTTTCGACCACTGTGCTGGCTGAAACACATGTTGTTGGTGACTCCAACGGTTGGGACTTCTCTGTGTCGTTTGATAGCTGGGCTGATGGAAAGGTCTTCGCTGCTGGTGACACTCTTG ttTTCAACTACAAACCGGGCGCACACAACGTGCTGGCCGTGGACGCGGCGACGTACAGGAGCTGCAAGGTGGGCAGCTCGGCGgactcggtggcggcggcgacggggaccGCGTCGTTCCTCCTCAAGAAGGGCGTCAACTACTACATCTGCGGCGTCCCCGGCCACTGCGCCGCCGGGATGAAACTCCGGGTCGTCGCCAACTGA